The window TTTTGGATCGTATTTGTCCACAAAGTAGGGGAAGCTAAAAAGTCCGGTGTTTTCATCGTGAAGTGCGACAAAGCAATTTTCTGCGTAGATTATTCTTGAAAGGGAGTCGTGTATGAGGGTGAGCAGGTCGTTAAGATTATCGGTTGTAGTAACCCCTTTCATGATATCGTACAAAACCTGAGATTCCAGCCAGGATCTTTGACGAAAGAGAGTTTTATCCGATTTATCTTTCTTTTTGCTCATCTATGTTGGAATTATATAAAAAATCAACGGGGTAAATTACGATATAAATTAGTAATTTCTATAAACAAGGAGGATTTAATTTCAGATTTGAAAGAAATGTATGGGGTATGGTGGGGGAGCTGATTTGCAGGGTTTTAGGAAAAAAAGAGGCTGCCTCGTTTGAAGCAACCTCCCGGGCGTAATGCTAATTAACTTCTTCTTCTTTAATTAGAATCTTGTCAATTATGTCGATGAGTGCAGGTTTTGGAAGTGCACCCTGCGCCATTCTCGGTTGTCCGTTCATAGGGACAAAAAGAAGTGACGGGATGCTTCTGATTCCAAAGGCTGCTGCAAGTTCCTGTTCGGCTTCGGTATCGATTTTGTAGATATCCACCTGACCTTTGTATTCATCAGAGAGTTCTTCGAGAACAGGGGCTACCATTTTGCAGGGACCGCACCAGTCAGCGTAAAAATCTATCAAACAAGGCTTGTCGCCTTCAAACTTCCATTCCTGATTTTGCTCATAATTGAAAACCTTTTTCAGGAAGGTATCTTTTGTTAAGTGAGTTGTCATTTTTTCTCCAGTTTCGGAATTGTTAATTTCATTGTTAAGTCAGATGCACGACTGACAAAAAGGATTCAAAATTTATTTCACCCGTTTCCTTTGTTTTTATTTACAAATATTTATATTACAGTCCAGGCAAATTTTTAGTTGGAGGACTTACATGAAAAAGCTTTTCTGTAATGTGAAGGTTTTGTTACTTTTTACGCTTATACCCCTGATGAGCGTAAATGCTCAATTCGGAAATTGGGTTCCCGTGGACACGATGGCGAATACATTCAGCACGGCATCACTGAATTTGGGCCCAATTGCATCTGCTACCTACTCACCCCTGATCATGGTACTTCACAGAGCGAATACAAATTATGCGACTTCCTCGGGTGCGCTTGTTTATAATGTATCGACAGATAACGGAGCCACATGGTCACGAAAACTTCCCCCTGTAAACAGTCAGATTGGTTATTCGGGGAGATATCCGACACTGACCTTAAAACTTGATTCAGGAACGGCGCCCGGTTCGGCTAAGGCTTTTTCAACATTTGGTCACATGTCAGCAATTCCCGAGGTGGATCATGGTGCGGCTCTCGTTTCAGATGTAATGAACGGGGTCTCCACTTCCGTTGCATTCAATCAGATGTCGGGGCAGGGGAGCAACCAGATCTGCTGGGCGAGTGATACGGAAAATCTCTTTTTCTGGGTATCGCAGAATGCCTCGAATGGAGCAATGATGCTGAACAGGACATCCGATCTTGTAAATATTCAGTCGGTTCCCATGTTACCGAACAATGTATTCGCAGGAGCATTTATCCCTCTGCAGGGAGAATCGTATAAAGGGAAACTCTACTTCGGATTTTTGGCAATTCCTCCTGAAAGTGCAGCTGCGGGGATGTATCTGCCGGGTTATGTCACTTCAACTGACAACGGAATTTCATGGTCGCCTGTTAACTGGGTTGATTTCCGGCAGGCAGTGGGGATGCAACGGTTTGACAGATTGTGGGATTATAAACCGAATGATCTGTTTGTCAACTATTCAGCGGACATGGTGGTAGGTTACGACGGGCGAGTCCATTTTGCCTTGGGCTTGCAGGATACAAACCAGACCACATCGCAAAACCGTAACGCAATAGTGGAACTGACTCAGCAGGGGAGTTACTGGGTTGGATTTGTGGTTTCTGACAACTTGAAGGATTATTCGTATATGACGCTCGATGGTCCTGCAGCCGGTCAGATGGGTTACAGTGTGAATATTGCTGCATCCCGTTTTTTTGGAATTTATGCGGTATCATTTGTACATCCCGGAGGGAGCAATCCGCTTGATTCGCTCTGTGATATCTATCTGGGTCAGCGGGTTGAGGGGATTGGCTACGGCGTTCCGTTTAATTTAACCGGCACTCCCGGAAAAAATGAAAACAACCATCACATGAGTCCTCGAA is drawn from Bacteroidota bacterium and contains these coding sequences:
- the trxA gene encoding thioredoxin — translated: MTTHLTKDTFLKKVFNYEQNQEWKFEGDKPCLIDFYADWCGPCKMVAPVLEELSDEYKGQVDIYKIDTEAEQELAAAFGIRSIPSLLFVPMNGQPRMAQGALPKPALIDIIDKILIKEEEVN
- a CDS encoding T9SS type A sorting domain-containing protein, with protein sequence MKKLFCNVKVLLLFTLIPLMSVNAQFGNWVPVDTMANTFSTASLNLGPIASATYSPLIMVLHRANTNYATSSGALVYNVSTDNGATWSRKLPPVNSQIGYSGRYPTLTLKLDSGTAPGSAKAFSTFGHMSAIPEVDHGAALVSDVMNGVSTSVAFNQMSGQGSNQICWASDTENLFFWVSQNASNGAMMLNRTSDLVNIQSVPMLPNNVFAGAFIPLQGESYKGKLYFGFLAIPPESAAAGMYLPGYVTSTDNGISWSPVNWVDFRQAVGMQRFDRLWDYKPNDLFVNYSADMVVGYDGRVHFALGLQDTNQTTSQNRNAIVELTQQGSYWVGFVVSDNLKDYSYMTLDGPAAGQMGYSVNIAASRFFGIYAVSFVHPGGSNPLDSLCDIYLGQRVEGIGYGVPFNLTGTPGKNENNHHMSPRIYSDLPFFHHYAQIIYNYPKDYTGHFPNGQGYETQPSVIWFNKVDIPIPLSPVEFTAFTAESNRNGVVLRWATATEQNNHIFFVEKKNGNGFYEIGSVKGAGTSTKPESYSFTDNSPLPGAFYRIKQIDFNGSFGYSKEIESPKEFIYDFALDQNYPNPFNPGTVIRFRLPLSGLTTLEVFNLTGELVATVLNQELEAGEHQIKFDATNLPGGVYFCELRSGGNHQIVKMLLLK